Proteins found in one Lathamus discolor isolate bLatDis1 chromosome 7, bLatDis1.hap1, whole genome shotgun sequence genomic segment:
- the ARF4 gene encoding ADP-ribosylation factor 4, translating to MGLTISSLFSRLFGKKQMRILMVGLDAAGKTTILYKLKLGEIVTTIPTIGFNVETVEYKNICFTVWDVGGQDKIRPLWRHYFQNTQGLIFVVDSNDRERIQEAAEELQKMLQEDELRDAVLLLFANKQDLPNAMAISEMTDKLGLQSLRNRTWYVQATCATQGTGLYEGLDWLSNELSKR from the exons ATGGGCCTCACCATCTCCTCGCTGTTCTCCCGCCTCTTCGGCAAGAAGCAGATGCGCATCCTCATGG TTGGTTTGGATGCTGCTGGCAAGACAACTATTCTTTATAAACTGAAACTAGGAGAAATTGTCACCACAATTCCCACTATTG GTTTCAATGTGGAAACGGTAGAATacaaaaacatttgtttcaCAGTTTGGGATGTTGGTGGTCAAGACAAAATTAGACCTCTTTGGAGGCATTATTTCCAAAACACACAG GGCCTCATTTTTGTGGTAGACAGCAATGACAGAGAGAGAAtccaggaagcagcagaagaactgcagaaaatg CTTCAGGAGGATGAGCTGCGAGATGCCGTGCTGCTTCTGTTTGCGAACAAGCAGGATCTGCCAAATGCCATGGCAATCAGTGAAATGACAGATAAACTAGGTCTTCAGTCTCTGCGTAACAGAACT TGGTATGTCCAGGCTACCTGTGCTACACAAGGAACTGGTCTGTATGAGGGACTTGACTGGCTGTCAAATGAACTCTCAAAACGCTAA
- the PDE12 gene encoding 2',5'-phosphodiesterase 12, with amino-acid sequence MWRLLRSALGRLRAPPAAPPAMERAVVRCVPCEPKLTLRLVLPDGSARHMQRDKAEPLGRVLARIAANTAKGNAKAAKKSKKARAAGAPAEEASAEAPAVRLFSCDGEVVAEEVPNAAAWQDGAVLHIGEARYRVERNPPTLTELRLPRSLLAGFPVCPKVSTEFAAPQHCLFRWFREQRPPAGGEGAAGDGPVWVETAVVERVFIPSNALVGLRLKLQCTPGDGAQRYGPPREVESSGPVEAGPGACIFDSRHVYTRKVCGEGSVRTVTYNILADIYAQTEYSRTVLYPYCAPYALELDYRQNLLKKELAGYSADLICLQEVDKSVFVDSLAPALEAFGLEGLFKIKEKQHEGLATFYRRDKFSLLSQHDIAFSEALLSDPVHKELCDKLAKYPLVQEKVLQRSSVLQVSVLQSTSDPSRKICVANTHLYWHPKGGHIRLVQIAVALSHIQHVACDLYPSIPVIFCGDFNSTPSSGTYSFINSGSIAEDHEDWVSNGEEEKCNMPLSHPFKLLSACGEPAYTNYVGGFHGCLDYIFIDRNSLEVEQVIPLPSHEEVTTHQALPSVSHPSDHIALICDLKWK; translated from the exons ATGTGGCGCCTGCTGCGCTCCGCCCTCGGGAGGCTCCGCGcgccgcccgccgcgccgcccgccaTGGAGCGGGCCGTGGTGCGCTGCGTGCCCTGCGAGCCTAAGCTGACCCTGCGGCTCGTGCTCCCCGACGGCAGCGCCAGGCACATGCAGCGGGACAAGGCGGAGCCGCTGGGCCGGGTGCTGGCCCGCATCGCCGCCAACACCGCCAAGGGCAACGCCAAGGCGGCGAAGAAGAGCAAGAAGGCGCGGGCGGCGGGTGCCCCGGCCGAGGAGGCTTCGGCGGAGGCGCCGGCCGTGCGGCTCTTCTCCTGCGATGGGGAGGTGGTGGCCGAAGAGGTGCCCAACGCGGCGGCCTGGCAGGACGGCGCCGTGCTGCACATCGGGGAGGCGCGGTACCGCGTGGAGCGCAACCCGCCCACACTCACCGAGCTCCGGCTGCCGCGCTCGCTGCTGGCCGGCTTCCCCGTGTGCCCCAAGGTGAGCACCGAGTTCGCCGCGCCGCAGCACTGCCTCTTCCGCTGGTTCCGCGAACAGCGGCCCCCGGCTGGCGGGGAGGGGGCGGCCGGTGATGGCCCAGTCTGGGTAGAGACGGCGGTCGTCGAGCGCGTTTTCATCCCCTCCAACGCGCTGGTGGGGCTGCGGCTGAAGCTGCAATGCACGCCCGGCGACGGGGCGCAGCGGTACGGGCCGCCCCGCGAGGTGGAGAGCAGCGGCCCCGTAGAGGCTGGTCCTGGCGCCTGCATCTTCGACTCCCGGCACGTCTACACCAGGAAGGTCTGCGGAGAGGGCTCCGTCCGCACCGTCACCTACAACATCCTGGCCGACATTTACGCCCAGACGGAGTACTCCCGCACCGTGCTCTACCCGTACTGCGCCCCTTACGCCCTGGAGCTCGACTACCGGCAGAACCTGCTCAAGAAGGAGCTGGCGGGATACAGCGCCGACCTCATCTGCTTGCAAGAAGTGGATAAATCCGTCTTCGTGGACAGCTTGGCTCCAGCTCTGGAAGCTTTTGGGCTCGAAGGGCTGTTCAAGATTAAGGAGAAGCAGCACGAAGGCCTGGCCACTTTCTATCGTAGGGACAAATTCAGCCTCCTTAGCCAGCATGACATAGCTTTCAGCGAAGCCCTGCTCTCAGACCCAGTGCACAAGGAGTTGTGTGATAAGCTGGCCAAGTACCCCTTGGTGCAGGAGAAGGTGCTGCAGAGGTCATCTGTACTGCAG GTTTCAGTTCTTCAGTCTACAAGTGATCCTTCCAGGAAGATTTGTGTAGCTAATACCCACCTGTACTGGCACCCAAAAG GTGGGCACATCCGTCTTGTCCAAATTGCTGTAGCCTTGTCTCACATCCAGCATGTAGCATGTGACTTGTATCCAAGTATACCAGTCATATTCTGTGGAGATTTTAATAGTACACCATCGTCTGGAACTTACAGTTTTATTAACAGTGGTAGCATTGCCGAAGATCACGAAGACTGGGTTTCAAATGGTGAAGAAGAAAAGTGCAATATGCCTCTAAGCCATCCTTTTAAACTGCTAAGTGCTTGTGGAGAACCTGCTTACACAAACTATGTTGGTGGGTTTCATGGATGTCTGGACTACATTTTCATTGACAGGAATTCTCTAGAGGTTGAACAGGTCATTCCATTGCCAAGCCATGAAGAAGTAACAACCCATCAGGCTTTGCCAAGTGTTTCACATCCTTCTGATCATATAGCACTAATATGTGACTTGAAGTGGAAATAA